A part of Chanos chanos chromosome 9, fChaCha1.1, whole genome shotgun sequence genomic DNA contains:
- the mpnd gene encoding MPN domain-containing protein has product MGSEPPSPPQVIDEGGDEEDEELSGGEEADLRVSSGRGSLLTRRGITLRVLLKDGLVEPGDGVLSIHYLGKKFVGDLLCDGKIRWVETGQIFNSPSAWATHCKRLVNPAKKSGCGWASVRYRGQKLVQYKTSWLHKYQPSADMSLASEGEDDDMGDEDEEEGKATVQTEEKNRKSKPELHDISLVQRRGDRDRVPVRYCTLGTRDSARDPHTLVELSAFSAINRFQPFNVAVSSNVLLLMDFHCHLTTSEVVGYLGGRWDTNTQLLTVLRAFPCRTRLADRDSAPAVEEEICQNLFMRGLSLVGWYHSHPRGPALPSLQDIDSQMDHQLRLQGSNNGFQPCLGIICGPYYHGNQGVASTITPFWVVPPPEQRPNDYGIPVAVEVTYVQDNFLTTDVLNEMMLLVEFYKAAPDLVQFSQMWSPDTTILDKIKGSLSGHAPKDQAYSQILEHVYNQLRNTH; this is encoded by the exons ATGG GATCAGAGCCACCCTCACCTCCGCAGGTGATTGATGaaggaggagatgaggaggatgaagaacTGAGCGGGGGAGAGGAGGCAGACCTAAGGGTGTCTTCAGGTCGGGGGTCTCTGCTCACTAGGAGAGGCATAACCCTGCGGGTGCTCCTGAAGGATGGTCTAGTGGAGCCAGGCGACGGGGTGCTGTCCATACACTACCTG GGCAAGAAGTTTGTGGGGGACCTGTTGTGTGATGGGAAGATTCGCTGGGTGGAAACTGGGCAGATTTTCAACTCTCCGAGCGCCTGGGCGACACATTGCAAGCGACTGGTCAACCCTGCCAAGAAGTCTGGCTGCGGATGGGCCTCCGTGCGATATCGGGGCCAAAAGCTGGTGCAGTACAAGACCAGCTGGCTGCACAAATACCAGCCCAGTGCTGACATG AGCCTAGCGAGCGAGGGAGAGGATGATGACATGGGAGacgaggatgaagaggaggggaaagcgactgtgcagacagaggaaaagaacaggAAATCAAAGCCAGAGCTTCACG ACATCAGCTTAGTACAGCggagaggagacagggacagagttCCAGTCAGATATTGTACACTGGGCACAAGAGACTCCGCAAG gGACCCCCACACGCTGGTGGAGCTTTCTGCGTTCTCTGCCATCAACCGGTTTCAGCCTTTTAACGTGGCCGTGTCCAGCAATGTTCTGCTCCTTATG GATTTCCACTGTCATTTGACGACCAGTGAGGTGGTTGGCTACCTGGGTGGAAGatgggacacaaacacacaac TGCTGACAGTCTTGCGGGCGTTCCCATGCCGTACAAGATTGGCTGACAGAGACTCAGCTCCCGCCGTTGAGGAAGAG ATTTGTCAGAATCTGTTCATGCGAGGGCTGTCGTTAGTGGGCTGGTACCACAGCCATCCGCGTGGGCCCGCTCTTCCGTCCCTGCAGGACATCGACTCCCAGATGGACCATCAGTTACGGCTGCAGGGAAGCAACAATGGGTTTCAGCCCTGCCTTGGCATCATCTGCG GGCCctattaccatggcaaccaagGCGTGGCTTCAACCATTACACCATTCTGGGTTGTCCCTCCACCTGAG CAACGACCAAATGACTACGGCATCCCAGTGGCGGTGGAGGTGACTTACGTACAGGACAACTTCCTCACTACCGATGTGCTCAATGAGATG ATGCTGCTGGTGGAGTTTTATAAGGCTGCCCCTGACCTGGTACAGTTCAGTCAGATGTGGAGTCCAGATACTACAATACTAGACAAAATCAAG GGCTCTCTGAGCGGACATGCACCTAAGGACCAGGCCTATTCCCAGATTCTGGAGCATGTGTATAACCAGCTGCgtaacacacactga